The following is a genomic window from Opitutus sp. GAS368.
GACACGCCCCCTGCCTCAGCGCCGCCGTCGGCCAGCTCATCCTGCACTACACGAAGCAGTGCCCCGACTGGGAGATCATCTGCTACCGCTCCGGCTACAAGGGCCTGCTCCTCGGCGACAGCATCAAGGTCACGCCCGAGATCCGCGCGCAGGCCGGCGTGCTGAAGCAATACGGCGGCAGCGTCATCGGCAACAGCCGCGTCAAGCTCACCAACGTCAAGGACGCCGTGAAGCGCGGCCTCGTGAAGGAGGGCCAGCTGCCCCTCAACGTCGCGGCCGAGCAGCTCACGAAGGACGGCGTCGACATCCTCCACACCGTCGGCGGCGACGACACGAACACCACGGCCGCCGACCTCGCCGCCCATCTCCAGAAGAACAACTACCAGCTCAACGTCATCGGCCTGCCCAAGACGATCGACAACGACATCATCCCCATCCGCCAGAGCCTCGGCGCCGTCACCGCCGCCGAACAGGGCGCGCGCTTCTTCTCCAACGTCGTCACCGAACTCGGCGCCAGCGCGCGCATGCTCATCGTCCACGAGGTCATGGGCCGCAATTGCGGCTGGCTCACCGCCGCCACCGCCCGCGCCTACCAGGCCAGCCTGGCCTCGAAACCGTGGGTCCCGGGCATCGGCCTCGCCAAGGAGCGCTACGGCGTCCACGCCATCTATATCCCCGAGCTCGCCCTCGACGTGGAGGCCGAGGCCAAGCGCCTCCGCGCCCTCATGGACAGGCAGGGCAACATCAATCTGTTTGTCAGCGAGGGCGCGGGCCTCGACAG
Proteins encoded in this region:
- a CDS encoding pyrophosphate--fructose-6-phosphate 1-phosphotransferase; amino-acid sequence: MSSPKKKVAILTAGGHAPCLSAAVGQLILHYTKQCPDWEIICYRSGYKGLLLGDSIKVTPEIRAQAGVLKQYGGSVIGNSRVKLTNVKDAVKRGLVKEGQLPLNVAAEQLTKDGVDILHTVGGDDTNTTAADLAAHLQKNNYQLNVIGLPKTIDNDIIPIRQSLGAVTAAEQGARFFSNVVTELGASARMLIVHEVMGRNCGWLTAATARAYQASLASKPWVPGIGLAKERYGVHAIYIPELALDVEAEAKRLRALMDRQGNINLFVSEGAGLDSIIAEMTARGVAIDRDAFGHVRLDTINPGKWFAEQFAKLIGAEKTLVQKSGYFARSAPANDEDFKLIDTCVLKAVECAKAGITGLIGHDEERGNELRAIEFPRIKGGKAFDTTQPWFKDLLKEIGQPMTATVHVAH